From the genome of Amycolatopsis camponoti:
ACGAAGTTGGGTACCGTCCGGCCCGTGCGCCACGGCTCCAGCCCGGTACGCAGCTGCGCGCAGCGCGCCAGCAGCCGCTCGGGACCCGACGGGTCGGGCACGCCCGAAGCCGCGAACGAGAACGCCGCGTCGAGGTGCCCGAGGACGCCCGCGCCCTCCGGGGCGGTCGCGAACGCCCCGCCCAGCTGGCGCAGGCCCGCACCGACGAACGGCGAGCCCGACCCCGCTCCGAGCAGGCGCAGCAGCTCCGCCTCGCCCTGGCTGTCCAAAGTGGACAAAAGGTGGTGCTCGCCCAGGAACGGCACCGGTTCCGGCGGGTCCATGTGGATGCCGAGCACGCCTTCGGCGGTCAGGACGGACCAGGTGTCCGCGAGCGGCTCGCCGAGCGCGTACAGCGGCCGCAGCAGGTCGTCGGCCAGCCGGCGGGCCTCGCCGGCCGACCCCGCCCGCACCAGGCCGTCCACGCAGACCGTCGTCCGCCCGGCCAGCGCGGGTGGCACGCCCGGTACCGCCGGCAGGTTGAGCAGCCGCAGGCCGGTGGTCACCTCGCGCGGCGCATCCGTGGTCCACGCGTTCCACCGGGCGAGGACGGCCTCGGCCAGCTCGCCCGCCCAGTACGTCGCGCCGCCGACCAGCTGCCCGGCGGGGAAGAGAGCGACCTCCACGGCGGTGACGACGCCGAACCCGCCGCCCCCGCCCCGCAGCGCCCGGAACAGCTCCGGGTCGTGTTCGGCGTCGACGCGACGGGCCACACCGTCCGCGGTGACCAGCTCGACCGCCCGCACGCCGTTGACCGCCAGCCCGGCGAACCGCCCGTACCCGCTCAACCCGCCGCCGAGCAGGTAGTTCACCAGTCCGACGTTGGCCGACGAGCCGTGCGCCGAG
Proteins encoded in this window:
- a CDS encoding FAD-binding protein, with amino-acid sequence MTEPGEFVPGRPGDPEYETATRVFNLAAPVHPAAAVTARSVDEVRAAVRHAAAAGLGVRMFTSGHGAGAARPMPEALLIRTELGGGVEVDPAGRVARVPAGTRAGELVAATAKHGLTSAHGSSANVGLVNYLLGGGLSGYGRFAGLAVNGVRAVELVTADGVARRVDAEHDPELFRALRGGGGGFGVVTAVEVALFPAGQLVGGATYWAGELAEAVLARWNAWTTDAPREVTTGLRLLNLPAVPGVPPALAGRTTVCVDGLVRAGSAGEARRLADDLLRPLYALGEPLADTWSVLTAEGVLGIHMDPPEPVPFLGEHHLLSTLDSQGEAELLRLLGAGSGSPFVGAGLRQLGGAFATAPEGAGVLGHLDAAFSFAASGVPDPSGPERLLARCAQLRTGLEPWRTGRTVPNFVEHFEQPQRHLDDDEVAAVDRVRLRVDPAGLFRGDIAPNATALV